In a single window of the Rhodoferax saidenbachensis genome:
- the leuS gene encoding leucine--tRNA ligase: MQDKYQHLDVEKAAHAHWAQPLWNGRDAYRVIEDASKKKFYACSMLPYPSGKLHMGHVRNYTINDMLTRYLRMNGYNVLMPMGWDAFGLPAENAALKNGVPPAKWTYENIAYMKSQMQAMGLAIDWSREVATCDPQYYKWNQWLFLKMLEKGIAYRKTQIVNWDPVDQTVLANEQVIDGKGWRTGATVEKREIPGYYLKITDYAQELLGQVQDGLPGWPERVKLMQENWIGKSEGVRFAFTHDIKDDTGALIGSSVDAPAGASGRMYVFTTRADTIMGVTFCAVAPEHPLAVHAAQSNAKLAAFIEECKAGGTTEAELAVKEKLGMPTGLQVTHPLTGRAIDVWVGNYVLMGYGDGAVMGVPAHDERDFAFAKKYNLPIHDVVHVDGLTYDHAQWQDWYGDKQRGVTVNSDVFSGLSYKEAVNAVAKALAALGLGEKKTTWRLRDWGVSRQRYWGTPIPIIHCDEHGAVPVPEKDLPVVLPMDCIPDGSGNPLHKHEGFHAGVVCPICGKAARRETDTMDTFVDSSWYFMRYCDPHNTDAMVAGGTDYWMRDQNLATGGSGMDQYIGGIEHAILHLLYARFWTKVMRDLGLVKVDEPFTKLLTQGMVLNHIYSRRTDKGGKEYFWPHDVEHVFDAAGKIVGAKLINAVGDLLVGTPIDYEGVGTMSKSKNNGVDPQALIAKYGADTARLYTMFTAPPEATLEWNDAAVEGSYRFLRRVWNFGYKLSAMDSGAARASTAGATGLKDVEFSKEAKALRLEMHTVLKQVDYDYQRMQYNTVVSGAMKMINALEDFKALDSADGQVAVIEGFGILLRCLYPATPHLAHALWAELGYAGALGDILDAPWPQVDDSALQQDEIELVLQINGKLRGSVLVPSGADKAAIEKLALACDTFVQFAAGAPAKKVVVVPGRLVNVVI, translated from the coding sequence ATGCAAGACAAATACCAGCACCTCGACGTTGAAAAAGCCGCCCATGCGCATTGGGCGCAGCCTTTGTGGAATGGCCGCGATGCCTACCGTGTGATCGAAGACGCGTCCAAGAAGAAGTTCTACGCCTGCTCCATGCTGCCTTACCCCAGCGGCAAACTCCACATGGGCCATGTGCGCAACTACACGATCAACGACATGCTCACGCGTTACCTGCGCATGAACGGCTACAACGTGTTGATGCCCATGGGCTGGGATGCGTTTGGCCTGCCGGCTGAAAATGCGGCACTGAAAAACGGCGTGCCACCTGCCAAGTGGACCTACGAAAACATCGCCTACATGAAGAGCCAGATGCAGGCCATGGGCCTGGCGATTGACTGGTCACGTGAAGTGGCAACGTGTGACCCGCAGTATTACAAGTGGAACCAGTGGCTGTTCCTCAAAATGCTGGAAAAGGGCATTGCCTACCGCAAGACCCAGATCGTCAACTGGGACCCGGTGGACCAGACCGTGCTGGCCAACGAGCAGGTCATCGACGGCAAGGGCTGGCGCACCGGTGCCACGGTAGAGAAGCGCGAGATCCCCGGCTACTACCTGAAGATCACCGACTACGCGCAAGAGCTGTTGGGCCAGGTGCAAGACGGCCTGCCAGGTTGGCCCGAGCGCGTGAAGCTGATGCAGGAAAACTGGATTGGCAAGAGCGAAGGCGTGCGTTTTGCGTTTACCCACGACATCAAGGACGATACCGGTGCGTTGATCGGGTCATCGGTAGACGCACCCGCAGGCGCGTCGGGCCGCATGTACGTGTTCACCACACGTGCCGACACCATCATGGGCGTGACCTTCTGTGCTGTGGCGCCGGAGCATCCGTTGGCGGTGCACGCTGCCCAGTCCAATGCCAAGCTGGCCGCCTTCATTGAGGAGTGCAAGGCCGGTGGTACCACCGAGGCCGAACTGGCCGTCAAGGAAAAACTGGGCATGCCCACGGGCCTGCAGGTCACACATCCGCTGACCGGCCGCGCCATCGACGTCTGGGTTGGCAACTATGTGCTCATGGGTTACGGCGATGGCGCCGTGATGGGCGTGCCTGCACACGACGAGCGCGACTTCGCGTTTGCCAAGAAATACAACCTGCCTATCCACGATGTGGTGCATGTAGACGGCTTGACCTACGACCACGCGCAGTGGCAGGACTGGTATGGCGACAAGCAACGCGGTGTGACCGTCAACTCTGATGTGTTCAGCGGCCTGTCGTACAAGGAAGCGGTCAACGCGGTGGCCAAGGCATTGGCCGCCCTGGGGCTGGGCGAGAAGAAAACCACCTGGCGCCTGCGCGACTGGGGCGTGAGCCGCCAGCGTTACTGGGGCACGCCGATTCCCATCATCCATTGTGATGAACACGGCGCGGTGCCGGTGCCGGAAAAAGACCTGCCGGTAGTGCTGCCGATGGATTGCATTCCCGATGGCTCCGGCAACCCGCTGCACAAACACGAAGGTTTCCACGCCGGTGTGGTCTGCCCTATTTGCGGCAAGGCGGCACGGCGCGAAACCGACACCATGGACACCTTTGTGGATTCGTCCTGGTACTTCATGCGCTACTGCGACCCGCACAACACCGATGCGATGGTGGCGGGTGGCACCGACTACTGGATGCGCGATCAGAACCTGGCCACCGGTGGCAGTGGCATGGACCAGTACATCGGCGGTATCGAACACGCCATCCTGCACTTGCTGTACGCACGTTTCTGGACCAAGGTCATGCGCGACCTGGGGCTTGTGAAGGTGGACGAACCTTTCACCAAATTGCTCACGCAGGGCATGGTGCTGAACCACATCTACTCGCGCCGCACCGACAAGGGTGGCAAGGAGTACTTTTGGCCGCACGACGTGGAACATGTGTTTGACGCGGCCGGCAAGATCGTTGGCGCCAAGCTCATCAATGCGGTGGGCGATTTGCTCGTGGGCACACCCATTGACTACGAGGGCGTGGGCACCATGTCCAAGTCCAAGAACAACGGTGTCGACCCGCAGGCGCTGATCGCCAAGTACGGCGCCGACACTGCGCGCCTTTACACCATGTTCACCGCACCGCCCGAGGCCACGCTGGAGTGGAACGACGCCGCAGTGGAAGGTAGCTACCGTTTCCTGCGCCGCGTGTGGAACTTCGGCTACAAGTTATCTGCTATGGATTCAGGAGCTGCTCGCGCAAGCACTGCGGGGGCTACAGGACTGAAAGATGTTGAATTCAGCAAGGAAGCCAAGGCCCTGCGTCTGGAAATGCACACCGTGCTCAAGCAGGTGGATTACGACTACCAGCGCATGCAGTACAACACCGTGGTCTCTGGCGCCATGAAGATGATCAACGCGCTGGAAGACTTCAAGGCGCTGGACTCGGCAGACGGTCAGGTTGCGGTGATCGAAGGCTTCGGCATCCTGTTGCGCTGCCTGTACCCGGCTACGCCGCACCTTGCGCACGCCCTCTGGGCCGAGCTGGGCTATGCGGGCGCGTTGGGCGATATT
- a CDS encoding ExbD/TolR family protein: MTFGRLERTQGPQPMSEINMTPLVDVMLVLVVIFIITAPLMVSALKVDLPKAEGASNMDAPKFVSLTVDKSGQVFVDDKPLVGDALEARLKQSAQQNPDTEVQLRADTTVPYGRVAEVMGVVQKAGLNRIGFVTETPTPLAPAPN, translated from the coding sequence ATGACTTTCGGCCGTCTTGAACGCACCCAGGGCCCACAGCCCATGAGCGAGATCAACATGACGCCGCTGGTGGACGTGATGTTGGTGCTGGTCGTCATCTTCATCATCACGGCACCCCTGATGGTCAGCGCGCTCAAGGTCGATCTGCCCAAGGCAGAAGGCGCCAGCAACATGGATGCGCCCAAGTTCGTCAGCCTGACGGTGGACAAGTCGGGCCAGGTGTTTGTGGATGACAAGCCGCTGGTGGGCGATGCACTGGAAGCCCGCCTGAAGCAATCCGCGCAGCAAAACCCCGATACCGAAGTCCAACTGCGCGCCGACACCACGGTGCCCTATGGACGGGTGGCCGAGGTGATGGGCGTAGTCCAGAAGGCCGGTCTCAACCGCATCGGCTTTGTGACCGAAACACCAACACCGCTTGCGCCTGCGCCGAACTGA
- a CDS encoding MotA/TolQ/ExbB proton channel family protein → MTVMGLLFKGDAVSSAVAVVLLCMSVCSWVVILWKSWLLQRAHTDVARSTAAFWQAPAMDDALRTLPAFDREALVLPLVQATQVQQTGTLGAAGDRSQQLTRVLRDALHGVLRKLQSGQVLLATVGSTAPFVGLLGTVWGIYHALIGIAGTGQISIDQVSGPVGEALIMTAAGLAVAIPAVLGYNILGRFIGRIEADLEGFALDLRELLLSQTKP, encoded by the coding sequence ATGACTGTGATGGGCCTGCTGTTCAAGGGTGATGCCGTGAGCAGCGCGGTGGCGGTGGTGTTGCTGTGCATGTCGGTGTGCAGCTGGGTCGTGATCCTGTGGAAGTCGTGGTTGCTACAGCGTGCCCATACGGATGTCGCCCGCAGCACAGCCGCCTTCTGGCAGGCGCCTGCGATGGACGACGCCTTGCGCACCTTGCCGGCGTTTGACCGCGAAGCGCTGGTGCTGCCCCTGGTGCAAGCCACCCAGGTGCAGCAGACCGGAACACTGGGCGCTGCGGGCGACCGATCCCAACAGCTGACCCGCGTATTGCGGGATGCCCTGCACGGCGTATTGCGCAAGCTGCAGTCCGGCCAGGTCTTGCTGGCCACGGTGGGCTCCACCGCGCCTTTTGTCGGTTTACTGGGCACGGTATGGGGCATCTACCATGCGCTGATCGGCATTGCCGGTACTGGCCAGATCAGCATTGATCAGGTGTCCGGCCCTGTGGGTGAGGCCTTGATCATGACGGCCGCCGGACTGGCAGTGGCCATACCCGCGGTGCTGGGCTACAACATCCTGGGCCGTTTCATTGGCCGGATTGAAGCCGATCTGGAGGGGTTTGCGCTGGATTTGCGTGAACTCCTGTTGAGCCAGACCAAGCCATGA